The Pseudomonas sp. GD03919 region TCATTTGGCGTCCAGTGCATCGATTACCCGCATGGGTGCCTTCCTGCGTAAAACCAAGCTCGATGAGTTGCCACAGCTGTGGAATGTACTCAAAGGCGAAATGAGTCTGGTCGGCCCCCGCCCAGGGCTGTTTAATCAACAGGAGTTAACGACTGAGCGTGCTCAGCGTGGTGTGTTCGATGTGCGCCCGGGTATCACCGGGTTGGCACAGCTTAGCGATATTGATATGTCGACGCCAAAACTGTTGGCCGAAACCGATCAGCGTATGATTCGTGAGCTTACCCTGGCTGATTATTTTAAATATATCTTGATGACGGTGCTTGGTAAGGGCGCGGGTGATCGTGTACGCCCGTCTTAGTCAGCAGCAGCGGTGTGTGCGGGAATCAGTTATTGCCACGTAGTACGGTATATGAAGTATTGAGAGGTTGTGATGTTAAGGACTGCAGATCGCCTGCGTGAGCGTTTGATCCGTTTGCCACGGCGTTCGAAGCGTGTGCTGCAGGTCATAGTCGATGTACTGTTGCTTTGGTGTGCGCTGTGGCTGGCGTTTATCGTGCGCTTGGGTGATTTCAAAGCAGTTGATCCTTTAGGCCATCACGCCTGGATCTTTGTAATTGTGCCCTTGATTTCAGTGCCCATTTTCATCCGCATGGGCATGTATCGCGCGGTGATGCGCTTTTTCGGTAATGATGCGCTCAAGAGCATTTTTAAGGCAATTTCCCTTTCTGCGTTATTCCTGGCGTTGACGATCTATTGGTATCGCGACGCGCCTGCGCCGATTCCACGTTCGATGGTGCTGAATTTCTGGTGGCTTAGCCTGACGTTGATTGGCGGGGTGCGCTTGCTGATGCGTCAGTACTTTATGGGTAATTGGTATTCGGCTGAGCATCCCCGTCTTCTTACTGGGGACCGTGGTTTGCCCCGCGTTGCGATTTATGGGGCCGGTGCGGCGGGGAATCAGTTACTGGCCGCCCTGCGTTTGGGGCGTTCTCTGTCGCCCGTTGCCTTTATTGATGATGATGCAACCATCGCCAACCGGGTGATTGCCGGGTTGCGGGTGTACAAGCCCAAGCACACCCAACAGATGATCGAAGAAACTGGCGCCCAGGAAATTCTGCTTGCGGTGCCTTCTGCCTCGCGTGCGCGTCGCAGGGAGATTCTCGAATTGCTTGGCCAGTACAGCCTGCACGTACGTAGCGTGCCAGGTTTAATGGACTTGGCCAGTGGTCGGGTTAAGGTAGATGAGGTGCAGGAGGTCGATATTGCTGACCTGCTGGGACGTGATCCGGTACCGCCGCAGAAGGCCTTGTTTGAGCGTTGCATCCGTAGCCAGGTGGTCATGGTGACCGGCGCGGGTGGCTCGATTGGCTCGGAGCTATGCCGACAGATCCTGTCCAATGAGCCGAAGACCCTGTTGCTGTTTGAGCACAGCGAATTCAATCTTTACAACATTCATTCCGAGCTGGTAAGCCGCACCAAGCGTGAGTCCCTGGCCATTCAGTTGATTCCAATTCTGGGCTCAATTCGCAACCCGGAGCGGCTCGAGGACGTGATGTCGAGCTGGGCGGTGAATACGGTCTATCACGCGGCAGCTTACAAGCATGTGCCGATGGTCGAGCACAATATTGCTGAAGGTGTGCTGAATAATGTATTCGGCACCCTGTTTACCGCTCAGGCAGCTCTAAAGGCTGGAGTTGCGCATTTCGTGCTGATCTCGACCGACAAGGCTGTGCGGCCCACCAATGTGATGGGCAGCACCAAGCGTTTGGCTGAGATGGTACTGCAGGCGCTTAGCCGGGAACAGGCTCCGGTACTTTTTGGTAAAGGCGAGGTGCTCAATGAGGTCAACAAAACCCGCTTCATAATGGTGCGCTTTGGCAATGTGCTTGGGTCGTCCGGTTCGGTCATACCCCTGTTTCATGAGCAAATCCGGCGTGGTGGGCCTGTGACGGTTACGCACCCAAATATTACACGTTATTTCATGACTATCCCTGAGGCGGCCCAGTTGGTCATCCAAGCGGGGTCGATGGGGGAGGGCGGAGACGTCTTCGTGTTGGATATGGGGGAGCCGGTGAAGATCGCCGAGCTAGCAGAGAAGATGATTCATCTCAGTGGCTTGAGTGTGCGTTCTGCTGAAAACCCGCAGGGTGATATTGCTATCGAGTTCACAGGGCTCCGGCCGGGAGAGAAGCTCTATGAGGAGTTGCTGATTGG contains the following coding sequences:
- a CDS encoding polysaccharide biosynthesis protein, translated to MLRTADRLRERLIRLPRRSKRVLQVIVDVLLLWCALWLAFIVRLGDFKAVDPLGHHAWIFVIVPLISVPIFIRMGMYRAVMRFFGNDALKSIFKAISLSALFLALTIYWYRDAPAPIPRSMVLNFWWLSLTLIGGVRLLMRQYFMGNWYSAEHPRLLTGDRGLPRVAIYGAGAAGNQLLAALRLGRSLSPVAFIDDDATIANRVIAGLRVYKPKHTQQMIEETGAQEILLAVPSASRARRREILELLGQYSLHVRSVPGLMDLASGRVKVDEVQEVDIADLLGRDPVPPQKALFERCIRSQVVMVTGAGGSIGSELCRQILSNEPKTLLLFEHSEFNLYNIHSELVSRTKRESLAIQLIPILGSIRNPERLEDVMSSWAVNTVYHAAAYKHVPMVEHNIAEGVLNNVFGTLFTAQAALKAGVAHFVLISTDKAVRPTNVMGSTKRLAEMVLQALSREQAPVLFGKGEVLNEVNKTRFIMVRFGNVLGSSGSVIPLFHEQIRRGGPVTVTHPNITRYFMTIPEAAQLVIQAGSMGEGGDVFVLDMGEPVKIAELAEKMIHLSGLSVRSAENPQGDIAIEFTGLRPGEKLYEELLIGDNVSPTEHPMIMRANEEMLSWEEYRKVLLALEDAVGREDYERVRALLRETVSGYRPDGEIVDWLYLQRRLVSAP
- a CDS encoding sugar transferase gives rise to the protein MFRFFDFTFALLGLIFAFPVLLAIYVLGLFDTGSPLFRQERVGRHQKPFVLVKFRTMKIDTASVASHLASSASITRMGAFLRKTKLDELPQLWNVLKGEMSLVGPRPGLFNQQELTTERAQRGVFDVRPGITGLAQLSDIDMSTPKLLAETDQRMIRELTLADYFKYILMTVLGKGAGDRVRPS